The following coding sequences lie in one Phyllopteryx taeniolatus isolate TA_2022b chromosome 4, UOR_Ptae_1.2, whole genome shotgun sequence genomic window:
- the LOC133476777 gene encoding homeobox protein Nkx-2.3-like, with amino-acid sequence MMMMMTMTMMTMLQTSTPFSVKDILKAGQQYPPVATVHYRRPPPPSCMLSRDSPPAPPAPPPPFSDPGRSVFLGALEEDEDEEEDGAVGSGLTPDGYPHRGAPRGPEGEAPDGMDEPESKLGGPSSRDDGSSSEGARPTSQPKPRSRRRPRVLFSQAQVLELERRFKQQRYLSAPEREHLASALRLTSNQVKIWFQNRRYKCKRQRQDRTLEAAGQHHQAPLPPLRRVAVPVLVRDGKPCLGGGGGGSTPGYPSAAAPYGYAAGSYPAYVYGGPAYQSNSSCAYGGLPGAVAGAGAGAGPGSASACPSAFVNLGGLQGPSAPAHNHQGGAPCQGIRAW; translated from the exons atgatgatgatgatgacgatgacgatgatgacgatgcTCCAGACCTCCACGCCTTTCTCCGTCAAAGACATCCTAAAAGCTGGACAACAGTACCCCCCCGTCGCCACGGTCCACTACCGCAGGCCCCCGCCACCCTCCTGCATGCTGTCCCGGGACAGCCCCCCGGCGCCTCCGGCCCCGCCGCCGCCCTTCTCGGACCCCGGGCGCTCGGTGTTCCTCGGAGCactggaggaggacgaggacgaggaagaagaCGGCGCGGTGGGTAGCGGACTGACACCGGACGGGTACCCGCACCGGGGGGCCCCACGGGGTCCCGAGGGGGAGGCCCCCGATGGCATGGATGAGCCGGAGAGCA AACTTGGCGGTCCGTCGTCCCGGGACGACGGCTCCTCCTCGGAGGGCGCCCGGCCGACGAGTCAGCCGAAGCCGCGCAGCCGTCGCCGGCCCCGGGTGCTCTTCTCGCAGGCTCAGGTGCTGGAGCTGGAGCGTCGCTTCAAGCAGCAGCGCTACCTGTCGGCGCCCGAGCGCGAGCACCTGGCGTCGGCTCTCAGGCTCACCTCCAACCAGGTCAAGATCTGGTTCCAGAACCGTCGCTACAAATGCAAACGTCAGCGGCAGGACAGGACCCTGGAGGCGGCCGGCCAGCACCACCAAGCTCCGCTTCCGCCGCTGAGGCGCGTGGCCGTGCCGGTGCTGGTCCGCGACGGGAAGCCGTGCCTCGGCGGCGGGGGAGGGGGCTCGACTCCCGGCTACCCGAGCGCCGCGGCGCCGTACGGTTACGCGGCGGGGAGCTACCCGGCCTACGTGTACGGGGGCCCGGCGTACCAGAGCAACTCCAGCTGCGCGTACGGTGGCCTGCCCGGAGCCGTGGCCGGGGCCGGGGCCGGGGCCGGGCCCGGGTCCGCCTCGGCCTGCCCCAGCGCCTTCGTCAACTTGGGCGGCCTGCAGGGGCCCTCGGCGCCGGCCCACAACCACCAGGGAGGCGCGCCGTGCCAGGGCATCCGGGCCTGGTAG